A stretch of Lysinibacillus agricola DNA encodes these proteins:
- a CDS encoding DNRLRE domain-containing protein produces MEEIKNNSSQSNEDGILIEPIENSSFIKIEYEVKPNNRFKAKYKLYAIGNEDVLTEITVKQFKNSDVVTEITPRAFGISEKETYINIVYRGNSDIVTEIQPYIHNFIEVEIEIPPHNRMSAIYDIQQPPIVTDIFNPTQDAFTREKLEYQSINYGDYQSMIVGRSEDDIWRSFVQFDLKFTHSSYILTDAKLRLHYDGVISKDVVLEILNADREWSEYSITNLNRPTPIKLISNQFTINEDLKFIEFNVFDIVKDWVSLKQANNGFIIRTSVETSNNSVTFKTRESSLPPELIVDYYDSRIFSTGRSDVITELFVYKNGESDKLTEITVGSTYESSDREATIYVHRKEFPLDEDIVVEITVTKEFIPVELTVAIPDKSDIPTTIDVRLQDKDDKVIAEITVSKPDVLTEISCMRKDHSEFISTISISKPDINVEITVPIKDSSDIYVEIEANDVHSNEILTELIVSRESVYTEITPRVKSDSSLYAEITVSKPDTLAEIYVTYSSDILVEIEANIKSDIPIEICVSKQNIETEIEVRAHDGSQTNSEIFVVFTDDILVEITSNATSQIHTEININAISQINAEITISKPNILIDITVPTRDESEVLVTIEPRILTVDNIHTIITVNGKVSGYAFIM; encoded by the coding sequence ATGGAGGAAATAAAAAACAATTCCTCTCAATCAAATGAAGATGGAATATTAATTGAACCTATTGAAAATTCATCTTTCATAAAAATTGAATATGAAGTTAAACCAAATAATAGATTTAAAGCAAAGTATAAATTATATGCAATTGGAAATGAAGATGTTCTAACAGAGATAACTGTAAAACAGTTTAAAAATTCAGATGTTGTAACTGAAATAACACCTAGAGCTTTTGGTATCAGCGAAAAAGAAACATATATAAATATCGTCTATCGTGGTAACTCAGATATTGTAACAGAGATACAACCTTACATACATAATTTCATTGAAGTGGAAATCGAAATACCTCCTCATAATAGAATGTCAGCCATTTATGATATACAACAGCCACCTATCGTCACAGACATCTTTAATCCTACTCAGGACGCATTTACTCGTGAAAAATTAGAATATCAATCTATTAACTATGGTGATTACCAATCTATGATTGTTGGACGTAGTGAAGATGATATTTGGCGTTCATTTGTACAATTTGATTTAAAGTTTACTCATTCGTCCTATATTTTAACTGACGCTAAATTAAGGTTGCATTATGATGGCGTAATTTCAAAAGATGTCGTTTTAGAAATACTTAATGCAGATAGAGAATGGTCAGAATACAGTATCACTAATTTAAATAGACCTACTCCTATTAAGTTAATTTCGAATCAGTTTACTATCAATGAAGATTTAAAATTTATAGAATTCAATGTATTCGATATTGTTAAAGACTGGGTATCATTAAAACAAGCTAATAATGGATTCATAATTCGCACATCAGTAGAAACCTCTAATAATTCCGTAACTTTTAAAACAAGAGAATCATCACTACCTCCAGAATTAATTGTGGATTATTACGATTCTAGAATTTTCAGCACTGGCAGAAGCGATGTAATAACAGAACTATTTGTTTATAAAAATGGTGAATCAGATAAACTTACTGAAATTACTGTAGGATCAACCTATGAATCATCAGACAGAGAAGCAACTATTTATGTACATAGAAAAGAATTTCCTCTGGATGAGGACATAGTTGTTGAAATTACAGTTACTAAAGAATTCATTCCTGTTGAATTGACAGTGGCTATTCCTGATAAGAGTGATATACCTACCACTATTGACGTTAGACTACAAGATAAAGATGACAAAGTTATAGCTGAAATTACGGTAAGTAAACCAGATGTGCTAACTGAAATTTCTTGTATGAGAAAAGATCATTCTGAATTTATATCTACAATATCCATTAGTAAACCTGATATAAATGTCGAAATTACTGTACCAATAAAAGATTCAAGTGATATATACGTAGAAATAGAAGCAAATGACGTTCACTCTAATGAGATACTAACTGAGCTTATTGTAAGTCGTGAATCAGTTTACACTGAAATTACACCAAGAGTTAAGTCAGATAGCAGCTTATATGCTGAGATAACAGTAAGTAAACCTGATACTCTAGCTGAAATTTATGTTACTTATTCTAGTGATATATTAGTTGAAATTGAAGCTAATATTAAAAGTGATATTCCAATCGAAATTTGCGTCTCTAAACAAAATATTGAAACAGAAATTGAAGTTAGAGCACATGATGGTAGCCAGACAAATTCCGAAATTTTTGTTGTTTTTACAGATGATATATTAGTTGAGATAACTTCAAATGCTACAAGTCAAATTCATACTGAAATCAATATTAACGCTATTAGTCAGATTAATGCTGAAATTACTATCTCTAAGCCAAACATACTTATTGATATTACTGTTCCAACCAGAGATGAATCTGAAGTTTTAGTAACTATTGAGCCACGTATTTTAACTGTAGACAACATCCATACAATAATTACTGTAAACGGTAAAGTATCAGGATATGCGTTTATTATGTAA
- a CDS encoding phage holin, with amino-acid sequence MKINWKVRKNNPQFWITLGLSIITPLFAYYGITGADLTTWRSVWYLVVDAVSNPYVLALIGVSTYNAILDPTTANLSDSKKALTYVKPKRDDI; translated from the coding sequence TTGAAAATCAACTGGAAGGTAAGAAAAAATAATCCTCAATTTTGGATTACATTAGGATTATCGATAATTACTCCTCTATTTGCCTACTATGGAATTACTGGAGCAGATCTAACTACTTGGAGAAGTGTATGGTATTTAGTTGTAGACGCAGTTTCTAATCCATACGTTCTAGCTTTAATTGGAGTAAGTACATATAACGCTATTCTAGACCCTACTACAGCTAATTTAAGTGATTCTAAAAAAGCTTTAACGTATGTCAAACCGAAGCGAGATGATATTTAA
- the yfkAB gene encoding radical SAM/CxCxxxxC motif protein YfkAB → MNTIYKPYDTWESYHDIEKYGRLTLSNIEFTTTNLCNMRCAHCAVGYALTTKEANSLPIDDIIRQLDEVETLRTMSFTGGEPLLTKKGIRDNLLPLLKYAKGRNIKTQINSNLTLPMDHYELVAPYLDVMHISHNWCNEEEFVETGFAMMDRKPPVQKRAELYRNILDNARELSKGGMFVSAETMLNRNTVPYLEKIHNEVASEMLCKRHEIHPMYSSDYAENLETIGLDEYRDTVNNILDFRNENIWVLFGTLPFYACSSDKRDLALLERINGTPNTTIRNDVDGRSRMNLNIFSGDISVSDFTDDGAALGNIKEESLKNIYDKWLNTNISNSINCHCPSVKCLGSNIIVKNMYYPDKTFKSGSVK, encoded by the coding sequence ATGAATACTATATATAAACCGTATGACACATGGGAAAGCTATCATGACATTGAGAAGTATGGAAGACTGACTCTATCAAACATTGAATTTACCACTACTAATTTATGTAACATGAGGTGCGCTCATTGTGCTGTTGGTTATGCACTAACAACAAAAGAAGCAAATTCACTTCCAATAGATGATATTATTAGACAATTAGATGAAGTTGAAACTTTACGTACAATGAGTTTTACTGGCGGAGAGCCATTGCTTACTAAGAAGGGGATTAGAGATAATTTATTACCACTTTTGAAGTATGCTAAAGGCAGAAACATTAAAACTCAAATCAATTCAAATTTAACATTACCTATGGATCACTATGAATTGGTTGCACCATATTTAGACGTTATGCATATTTCTCATAACTGGTGTAATGAAGAGGAATTTGTCGAAACAGGATTTGCAATGATGGATAGAAAACCTCCTGTACAAAAAAGAGCGGAATTATACAGAAACATTTTAGATAATGCTAGGGAACTTTCAAAAGGTGGAATGTTTGTATCAGCAGAGACTATGTTGAATCGCAATACAGTCCCTTATCTTGAGAAGATTCATAATGAAGTAGCTAGTGAAATGCTTTGTAAAAGGCACGAAATTCATCCTATGTATTCAAGTGACTACGCTGAAAACTTAGAAACTATAGGATTAGATGAATATAGAGATACAGTCAATAACATACTTGACTTTAGAAATGAAAACATTTGGGTATTATTCGGTACATTGCCATTCTATGCTTGTAGTTCTGATAAGCGTGATTTAGCTTTATTAGAAAGAATTAATGGAACTCCAAATACAACTATTAGAAACGATGTTGATGGAAGATCACGAATGAATTTAAATATTTTTTCAGGAGATATTTCTGTATCAGATTTCACTGATGATGGGGCAGCATTGGGTAATATTAAAGAGGAATCATTGAAGAATATTTATGATAAATGGTTGAATACTAATATTTCTAACAGTATTAACTGTCATTGTCCGTCTGTTAAATGTTTAGGTTCTAATATTATAGTTAAAAACATGTACTATCCAGACAAAACTTTTAAAAGTGGTTCTGTAAAATAA
- a CDS encoding zinc ribbon domain-containing protein has product MANPINNIMFLKSLTQNQLKRVGDKNKKAVTMFKTYFINRYDSSFYIANIVITVGYNYAAMCSFLKKHQLQFEDFTEYLLNKYNLDFDEDLIEYILKKRIGKLDKIDKTNMEMLFRRKIICSKCGKIYARKGGKNVRYICSGRLKSKEFCDTEVSTILESDLLRQITKDTGITDFTEKLLSALIDHIKVYENETFKITYNN; this is encoded by the coding sequence ATGGCAAATCCAATCAATAACATAATGTTTTTGAAGTCACTTACTCAGAATCAACTGAAAAGAGTAGGCGATAAAAACAAGAAAGCAGTAACAATGTTTAAGACATATTTTATCAATAGATATGATAGTTCGTTTTACATTGCAAATATTGTCATAACAGTTGGGTATAATTACGCAGCAATGTGTTCATTTTTGAAAAAGCATCAGTTGCAATTTGAAGATTTCACAGAGTATTTATTAAACAAATATAATTTAGATTTCGATGAAGATTTAATTGAATACATTTTGAAGAAAAGAATTGGAAAGTTAGATAAAATAGACAAAACAAATATGGAGATGTTATTCAGAAGAAAAATTATTTGTTCTAAATGCGGTAAAATTTATGCTAGGAAGGGAGGTAAAAACGTAAGATACATTTGCTCAGGAAGGTTAAAGTCAAAAGAATTTTGTGATACTGAAGTCTCTACCATACTTGAAAGTGATTTACTGAGACAAATTACTAAAGATACTGGAATTACTGACTTTACAGAAAAATTACTTTCAGCGTTAATTGATCATATCAAAGTTTATGAAAATGAAACTTTTAAGATAACATATAATAACTAA